In one Rhodanobacteraceae bacterium genomic region, the following are encoded:
- a CDS encoding response regulator — MGLMFVVQACLLQAVAAEPLISDPVFRHIGTEDGLPSQQIQALAEDAEGRVWIGTANGLVRFDGQVMKSYPARQDRPNALASISVEAMTIDGRQQLWVTTQGGQLARWRPESDDFLRFDLAAMLQAEQLEAWALAGDDRRLWVGTYGSGLLELNLDGKVVAQHSIPADLGGGHILDLSLDQAGALWLGTMDKHLLRFDPHSARFSAPDAALGPDPLPVFAIAQRRGRPWFSTSDGRLCSIEGSQPLQCQELSQLALPGRARLLLADARGDWIGGSGEMLHVLDGVEQRLSYTPGSRGGIPAEGMRTALIDHSGGLWFGTSGGGLLHLPRSADRFAVWQPDPLARSGLLNGRVRGIARDADGLVWIGTLGAGLHRLTPTTGRIQAVPLPGTGQWRVWAVLASGGELWVGHQGGLLRLQPQADGGLRLLQQWSANELVDGNVDLLYQHHDGRIWATSMGAGLNAIDPRTGEPERHLFGENGLIGTEVQQLGQGLDGQLWVATDRALLRLDADCRCWQSLLPTARVDAYSVDGGGGIFAFVDGTLVHYLWRGGLYRDARRAPRAFAEFQTLGGMWLQQGALWMAGPQGLFRYFPEQDRLETFDGRDGLPSREFSDRPFLAEPDGRLWIGGEAGLISVDTAMASAPAVPARLRFEQIHVDGPDGPRELQPFGRAELQPDERELLLSVRLNTLARTHAQRFSFRLAGWEDDWTEPSADPERRFGGLSDGDYTLQIRAWDGDGRAAVNTLEWAFTVLPPWWRSGWALAAYALLLVLSVAVIERWRQLRRRSAERWRETQRQAEWAEQLATERTALVAELSHEIRNPLNGVLGMGRLLGEQPLPETGRRHLQLLNDAGRQLLNLLDDMLDWSRLEAGAERLPLQAVTLAELLDATLARYSQQAAERGLWFRTTINPTWRVLVDPPRLLQIVENLLSNAIKFTPRGGVDIDAERAGDQLQLRVRDSGPGMSADQANRLFRPFERVGDQRAAPGTGLGLAISRSLAERMGGSLSVESTPGQGSVFSLNLMLASESGAATDLPRAMVDGAAPASLSGRAVLVVDDDPVARELLLQELGALGARVHLAADALSALILTQQQPLSLALIDWDLPGMSGVELAQTLQLQQPQLPLVALTGRGTPEDLALSVEAGFRAHLLKPVRPERLVATLLAVLGRP, encoded by the coding sequence ATGGGACTGATGTTCGTCGTCCAGGCCTGCCTATTGCAAGCCGTGGCTGCCGAGCCACTTATCTCCGATCCAGTATTCCGGCACATCGGCACCGAAGATGGACTGCCCTCGCAGCAGATCCAGGCGCTGGCCGAGGACGCCGAGGGCCGTGTCTGGATCGGCACGGCCAATGGACTGGTGCGTTTTGACGGGCAGGTGATGAAGAGCTATCCCGCGCGTCAGGATAGGCCCAACGCGCTGGCTTCGATCTCGGTGGAAGCCATGACCATCGATGGCAGGCAACAGCTCTGGGTGACGACCCAGGGTGGGCAGTTGGCCCGCTGGCGCCCCGAGAGTGATGATTTTCTCCGTTTCGACCTGGCGGCGATGCTGCAGGCCGAACAGCTGGAAGCCTGGGCGTTGGCCGGCGATGACCGGCGTCTGTGGGTAGGCACTTATGGTTCGGGCTTGCTGGAGCTGAATCTGGATGGCAAGGTCGTGGCACAGCATTCCATCCCTGCAGATCTGGGAGGCGGCCATATTCTCGATCTGTCGCTCGACCAGGCCGGTGCGCTGTGGCTGGGTACGATGGACAAGCACCTGCTGCGTTTCGACCCGCACAGCGCCCGATTCAGCGCCCCCGATGCCGCTCTCGGCCCGGATCCGCTGCCGGTATTCGCGATCGCCCAGCGTCGAGGTAGGCCCTGGTTCAGTACCTCGGATGGCCGCCTGTGCAGCATCGAAGGCTCCCAGCCGCTACAGTGTCAGGAGCTCTCACAGCTGGCATTGCCCGGTCGGGCCAGACTGCTCCTGGCCGATGCCCGCGGCGACTGGATCGGCGGGAGCGGCGAGATGCTTCATGTGCTGGACGGCGTCGAGCAAAGGCTGAGTTATACCCCGGGCAGCCGTGGCGGTATTCCGGCCGAGGGCATGCGCACTGCCTTGATCGATCACAGTGGCGGGTTGTGGTTCGGTACCAGCGGTGGTGGACTGCTGCACCTGCCGAGATCGGCCGATCGCTTCGCGGTATGGCAGCCGGATCCACTGGCCCGCAGCGGACTGCTGAACGGGCGGGTGCGCGGGATTGCCCGTGATGCCGACGGATTGGTGTGGATTGGCACCCTCGGCGCCGGCTTGCACCGCCTGACGCCCACGACCGGCCGCATTCAGGCCGTGCCGCTGCCCGGCACCGGGCAATGGCGGGTCTGGGCGGTACTGGCGAGCGGCGGTGAACTCTGGGTGGGACATCAAGGAGGCTTGCTCAGACTGCAGCCTCAAGCCGATGGTGGTCTGCGCCTGTTGCAGCAATGGTCGGCCAACGAACTGGTCGATGGCAATGTCGATCTGCTCTACCAGCACCACGATGGCCGCATCTGGGCCACCTCCATGGGCGCCGGGCTGAATGCGATCGATCCGCGCACTGGCGAGCCTGAGCGGCACCTCTTCGGCGAGAACGGTCTTATCGGCACTGAAGTCCAGCAACTGGGCCAGGGACTGGACGGTCAGCTGTGGGTCGCCACGGATCGGGCCCTGCTGCGACTGGATGCGGATTGCCGCTGCTGGCAGTCCCTGTTGCCCACGGCGCGGGTGGATGCCTACAGCGTCGATGGCGGCGGTGGCATTTTTGCCTTCGTCGATGGCACTTTGGTGCACTACCTGTGGCGCGGCGGTCTCTATCGCGATGCCCGACGCGCTCCGCGCGCCTTCGCCGAATTTCAGACTCTGGGCGGCATGTGGCTGCAGCAAGGCGCGCTGTGGATGGCCGGGCCGCAGGGTCTGTTCCGCTATTTCCCCGAGCAGGATCGTCTGGAGACTTTTGATGGCCGGGACGGTCTGCCCTCACGCGAATTCAGCGATCGGCCCTTTCTGGCTGAACCCGACGGCAGATTGTGGATAGGCGGCGAGGCCGGATTGATCAGCGTCGATACTGCCATGGCCTCGGCTCCGGCGGTGCCTGCGCGCCTGCGTTTCGAGCAGATCCATGTGGATGGCCCCGATGGCCCGCGCGAGCTGCAGCCGTTTGGGCGCGCCGAGCTGCAGCCCGATGAGCGTGAACTCTTGCTGTCGGTACGCCTGAACACGCTGGCGCGCACCCATGCCCAACGATTCAGCTTTCGCCTGGCGGGCTGGGAAGATGACTGGACCGAACCCAGTGCCGATCCCGAGCGCCGATTCGGTGGGCTCTCCGACGGCGACTACACCCTGCAGATCCGCGCCTGGGACGGTGATGGCCGAGCCGCCGTGAACACGCTCGAATGGGCGTTCACCGTTCTCCCGCCCTGGTGGCGCAGTGGCTGGGCTCTGGCCGCATACGCGCTGCTGCTGGTGCTGTCGGTGGCGGTCATCGAACGCTGGCGGCAATTGCGTCGGCGCAGCGCTGAGCGCTGGCGCGAGACCCAACGTCAGGCCGAATGGGCCGAACAGCTGGCGACGGAGCGCACGGCACTGGTGGCCGAGCTCAGCCATGAAATCCGCAATCCACTCAATGGCGTGCTCGGCATGGGGCGCCTGCTCGGTGAACAGCCTCTGCCGGAAACCGGGCGACGCCATCTGCAATTGCTCAACGACGCTGGCCGGCAGCTGCTGAATCTGCTCGACGACATGCTCGACTGGAGCCGACTCGAGGCCGGGGCTGAGCGGCTGCCGCTGCAGGCGGTGACACTCGCTGAACTGCTCGATGCAACCCTGGCGCGCTATTCGCAGCAGGCAGCCGAACGCGGGCTCTGGTTCCGGACCACCATCAATCCGACCTGGCGGGTGCTGGTCGATCCGCCGCGCTTGCTGCAGATCGTCGAGAATCTGCTCAGCAACGCGATCAAGTTCACGCCTCGTGGTGGTGTCGACATCGACGCCGAGCGTGCCGGCGATCAGTTGCAGCTGCGGGTGCGCGACTCAGGACCGGGCATGAGCGCGGATCAGGCCAACCGCTTGTTCCGTCCATTCGAGCGCGTCGGGGACCAGCGCGCGGCACCGGGAACGGGTCTTGGGCTGGCGATCAGCCGCAGCCTGGCCGAGCGCATGGGCGGCAGTCTCAGCGTCGAATCCACGCCTGGACAGGGCAGCGTGTTCAGCCTCAACCTGATGCTGGCATCTGAATCAGGCGCTGCCACTGACCTGCCGAGGGCAATGGTTGATGGCGCAGCGCCAGCGTCCCTGTCGGGGCGAGCGGTTCTGGTGGTGGACGATGATCCGGTCGCGCGCGAACTGCTGCTGCAGGAGCTGGGTGCGCTCGGCGCGCGGGTGCATCTGGCTGCCGATGCGCTCAGCGCCCTGATCCTCACCCAGCAGCAACCTCTGTCGCTGGCACTGATCGATTGGGACCTGCCTGGCATGAGCGGCGTTGAGCTGGCGCAGACACTGCAATTGCAGCAGCCACAACTGCCGCTGGTCGCGTTGACGGGGCGCGGCACCCCGGAGGATCTGGCCCTAAGCGTGGAGGCCGGCTTCCGCGCCCATCTGCTGAAGCCGGTGCGGCCAGAACGCCTGGTGGCAACCCTGCTGGCGGTGCTGGGACGGCCATGA
- a CDS encoding polyisoprenoid-binding protein, which yields MSRSLALLLLCLAGITAATAAPVDYRFDPVHSQLLFFADHMGFSTSIGRFTRWQGEFSYDPDNPAANRVDVSIDIDSLEMGDATWNRTLLGRKWFAAEAFPQARFVSQRFETIDGEHAIIHGELTLRGHSGEVALAVRINRQGIHPYTLKDTAGFSATATLSRSAFGLDALQGTLADTVELRIEVEGQRLNSVNRRPRKR from the coding sequence GTGAGCAGATCTCTGGCCCTGTTGCTGCTGTGCCTGGCCGGCATCACCGCGGCCACCGCGGCGCCCGTCGACTATCGCTTTGATCCAGTGCATTCGCAACTGCTGTTCTTCGCCGATCACATGGGTTTCTCGACCTCGATCGGGCGCTTCACGCGCTGGCAGGGCGAGTTCAGCTACGACCCCGACAACCCCGCTGCCAATCGGGTCGATGTCAGCATCGACATAGATTCGCTGGAGATGGGCGACGCCACGTGGAATCGCACGCTGCTCGGCCGCAAATGGTTTGCCGCCGAAGCGTTTCCGCAAGCGCGCTTTGTCAGCCAGCGCTTCGAGACCATTGACGGCGAACACGCCATCATCCACGGCGAGCTGACACTGCGCGGCCACAGCGGTGAAGTGGCGCTGGCCGTGCGGATCAACCGCCAGGGCATCCACCCCTACACGCTGAAGGACACGGCCGGCTTTTCGGCTACCGCCACGCTCAGCCGATCAGCGTTCGGCCTCGATGCCCTGCAGGGCACACTGGCAGACACCGTCGAACTGCGCATCGAGGTTGAAGGCCAGCGCCTGAACTCGGTCAATCGCCGCCCGCGCAAGCGCTAG
- a CDS encoding NAD(P)/FAD-dependent oxidoreductase has translation MPVSLDRRRPRLIVIGGGFAGLWAVRALARAPLDIVLIDRCNHHLFQPLLYQVATAGLSAPAIAAPLRHILRRQANTTVLMAEVSAIDTTGRQVRCSDGAIIDYDYLLVASGATHAYFGHPEWAAFAPGLKTLNDAMAIRGRILGAFEQAERCPDPEARSAWLSIAIIGAGPTGVELAGTVAEIARHTLRSEFRHSDPTRARVLLIEAGARVLPAFDPVMSEKARLQLQKLGVEVHLGAPVSAIDEQGLIVGKDRLAARTVIWAAGVAASPLGAMLGADCDRSGRVLVSADLSLPGRPEVFVAGDLASVKNKDAPVPGTAPAAKQMGKHVAQALQQRLRGRESSAFRYRDFGLLATIGRMAAVIQYGRLRLSGLPAWWFWLAAHVYFLIGFRNRLVVLIDWAWAYWTHERSARIIFGDRDKC, from the coding sequence ATGCCGGTGAGCCTGGATCGCCGCCGCCCGCGCCTGATCGTGATCGGCGGCGGTTTTGCCGGACTCTGGGCGGTGCGCGCGCTGGCGCGGGCGCCGCTCGACATCGTGCTGATCGACCGCTGCAATCATCATCTGTTCCAGCCCTTGCTGTATCAGGTGGCCACAGCCGGTCTGTCGGCGCCGGCCATCGCCGCACCCCTGCGGCATATCCTGCGCCGACAAGCCAATACCACGGTGCTGATGGCAGAGGTCAGTGCGATCGATACGACCGGACGCCAAGTCCGGTGCAGCGACGGTGCCATCATCGACTACGACTATCTGCTGGTGGCCAGCGGCGCCACTCACGCCTACTTCGGGCATCCCGAGTGGGCTGCATTCGCGCCGGGACTGAAGACCCTGAACGATGCCATGGCCATCCGCGGCCGCATCCTCGGCGCCTTCGAACAGGCCGAGCGCTGCCCGGATCCAGAGGCGCGCAGCGCCTGGCTGAGCATCGCCATCATCGGCGCCGGACCGACCGGTGTGGAACTGGCGGGCACCGTGGCCGAGATTGCCCGACACACGCTGCGCAGCGAATTTCGCCACAGCGACCCAACCCGCGCCCGAGTACTGCTGATCGAGGCAGGTGCGCGGGTGTTGCCCGCCTTCGACCCGGTCATGAGCGAGAAGGCCCGCTTGCAGCTGCAAAAACTCGGTGTGGAAGTACACCTGGGCGCCCCGGTTTCCGCCATCGATGAGCAAGGGCTGATCGTCGGCAAGGACAGGCTGGCGGCGCGAACGGTGATCTGGGCGGCCGGTGTTGCCGCCTCACCGCTCGGCGCAATGTTGGGCGCGGACTGCGACCGCAGCGGCCGCGTGCTGGTATCCGCGGATCTGTCGCTACCCGGCCGCCCCGAAGTGTTCGTCGCCGGCGATCTCGCCAGCGTGAAGAACAAGGACGCGCCCGTGCCCGGCACGGCGCCGGCAGCCAAGCAGATGGGCAAGCACGTGGCGCAGGCATTGCAGCAACGCCTGCGCGGGCGTGAATCCAGCGCCTTCCGTTATCGGGACTTCGGCCTGCTGGCGACCATCGGCCGTATGGCGGCGGTGATCCAGTACGGTCGACTGAGGCTGTCCGGCCTGCCGGCCTGGTGGTTCTGGCTGGCAGCGCATGTGTACTTTCTGATCGGCTTCCGCAATCGACTGGTAGTACTGATCGACTGGGCCTGGGCCTACTGGACCCACGAGCGCTCCGCCCGGATCATCTTCGGCGACCGCGACAAATGCTGA
- a CDS encoding saccharopine dehydrogenase NADP-binding domain-containing protein, whose amino-acid sequence MGEPWMVYGAYGYTGRLILEQAIAAGYKPVVAGRDPARTESVALEFGLPHRSFELSDTQALRRGLEGMRAVLHCAGPFSQTAAPMIAACLQVGTHYLDITGEIDVFAYAHANDGAARKHGVALVPGVGFDVVPTDCLAAMLREDLPDANELLLAFDAEGGPSRGTALTGIEGLGKGGRIRRDGELIRVPLGYKRREINFPRGSRQCVTIPWGDVYTAFVSTGIQNIEVYMAMPPRTITNLRRLRWLTPLLGLAPVQWLLKRRVEASVQGPSAQRRGECHAYVYGEVRNPRGDVRAATLTTPNGYALTAMSALRIARFLATDIGPHAGFYTPSLLMGSNFVRKLKGVEYARVR is encoded by the coding sequence ATGGGAGAACCGTGGATGGTCTACGGCGCCTATGGGTATACCGGACGTCTGATTCTGGAACAGGCCATCGCGGCCGGGTACAAGCCCGTGGTCGCAGGCCGTGATCCGGCGCGTACCGAGTCGGTGGCACTCGAATTCGGCCTGCCGCATCGCAGCTTCGAGTTGTCCGACACCCAGGCGCTGCGTCGCGGTCTGGAGGGTATGCGCGCCGTGCTCCATTGCGCCGGTCCGTTCTCGCAGACCGCCGCGCCGATGATTGCCGCCTGCCTGCAGGTAGGCACGCATTATCTGGACATCACCGGCGAGATCGACGTCTTTGCCTATGCCCATGCCAACGACGGTGCCGCGCGCAAGCATGGCGTGGCGCTGGTGCCGGGCGTGGGATTCGACGTGGTGCCCACCGATTGTCTGGCAGCCATGCTCCGGGAGGATCTGCCCGATGCCAACGAGCTGCTGCTGGCTTTCGACGCCGAGGGTGGCCCCAGCCGCGGTACGGCGCTGACCGGCATCGAGGGACTGGGCAAGGGTGGCCGCATCCGCCGCGACGGCGAGCTGATCCGCGTGCCGCTCGGCTACAAGCGCCGCGAGATCAACTTTCCGCGCGGCAGTCGTCAGTGCGTGACCATCCCCTGGGGCGATGTCTACACGGCATTTGTCAGCACCGGCATTCAGAATATCGAGGTCTACATGGCGATGCCGCCGCGCACCATCACCAATCTGCGACGCCTGCGCTGGCTGACGCCCCTGCTGGGTCTGGCACCGGTGCAGTGGTTGCTGAAGCGCCGGGTCGAAGCCAGCGTCCAAGGGCCTTCGGCGCAGCGCCGCGGTGAATGCCACGCCTATGTCTACGGAGAGGTGCGCAATCCGCGCGGCGATGTGCGCGCGGCCACGCTGACCACGCCCAATGGCTACGCGCTGACGGCGATGTCGGCCCTCCGGATCGCTCGCTTCCTGGCCACCGACATCGGTCCGCATGCGGGCTTCTACACGCCGTCGCTGCTGATGGGTTCGAACTTCGTGCGCAAGCTCAAGGGGGTTGAGTACGCCAGGGTGCGTTGA
- a CDS encoding GGDEF domain-containing protein has protein sequence MLERLKGDFDLAIITFFGGYSALGIFPFAVYRFAAGEYLLGLVDALIVVSILGNMAYAWISGNMRRAGLLMACFNTLGCAAITLMFGHHGLFWVFVVVVTNFFLATRRFAVALNVVLVLSVATHQAVFDSRLELISFLVTITLVGVCTFLFAKRTATQREQLEVLASRDPLTNAGNRRLMDVDLTRAARQFARDGQEYSLAMFDLDHFKRINDEHGHKAGDQVLAEFARLILRGTRKQDRLYRYGGEEFVLLMPGTDSRGAEQLLFQLQDTIRTSLRSPGGSVRVSAGVASLRAGEDWSRWLARADAALYAAKHGGRDQVVVDERESAHSAPPSMERRRAGA, from the coding sequence ATGCTCGAACGCCTGAAAGGCGATTTTGATCTGGCCATCATCACCTTCTTCGGTGGCTACTCGGCGCTGGGCATCTTCCCGTTTGCGGTCTACCGATTCGCGGCGGGCGAGTATCTGCTGGGCCTGGTGGACGCGCTGATCGTCGTCTCGATCCTTGGAAACATGGCTTATGCCTGGATCAGCGGCAACATGCGTCGTGCCGGGCTGCTGATGGCCTGTTTCAATACGCTGGGCTGCGCCGCCATCACCCTGATGTTCGGCCATCATGGCCTGTTCTGGGTGTTCGTGGTGGTGGTGACCAATTTCTTCCTGGCCACACGGCGCTTTGCGGTGGCACTGAATGTGGTTCTGGTGCTGTCGGTAGCCACCCATCAGGCCGTCTTCGATTCACGCCTGGAGCTGATTTCCTTCCTGGTGACCATCACGCTCGTCGGCGTTTGCACCTTCCTGTTCGCCAAGCGCACTGCCACCCAACGTGAACAACTGGAAGTGCTTGCCTCGCGCGACCCCCTGACCAATGCAGGCAATCGCCGGCTGATGGACGTGGACCTCACCCGTGCAGCACGGCAGTTTGCCCGCGACGGGCAGGAATACTCGTTGGCCATGTTCGATCTCGATCACTTCAAGCGCATCAACGATGAGCACGGCCACAAGGCGGGTGATCAGGTATTGGCCGAGTTTGCCCGGCTCATCCTGCGCGGCACGCGCAAGCAGGATCGGCTCTATCGCTATGGCGGCGAGGAATTCGTGCTGTTGATGCCTGGCACCGACAGCCGCGGGGCGGAACAGCTGCTGTTTCAGTTGCAGGACACCATCCGTACCAGCCTGCGCAGCCCTGGCGGCAGCGTGCGCGTTTCGGCCGGCGTGGCCAGCCTGCGGGCGGGCGAGGACTGGTCACGCTGGCTGGCGCGGGCCGATGCGGCCCTGTACGCCGCCAAGCACGGCGGTCGCGATCAGGTCGTGGTCGATGAGCGCGAAAGCGCCCACAGTGCGCCACCGAGCATGGAGCGCCGGCGCGCAGGCGCCTGA
- a CDS encoding 50S ribosome-binding GTPase codes for MAQPQPPDSAPAISAAPRSLRIRLLLAAIVVASALGLILSAIYATDAALSIIERLQRLPLWLGVLTGGFVSALVLVTGWLLWRLLHPRRQGPAAVSKSIDRPSIEARIANPALQGLADPLKAELVELDQRAALEQVFVALFGDVSAGKSSLIRALVPGSEARVDVLAGTTRSVRHYQGTLSGGQTLMLADVPGTSEWHGESRAVAAREEALRAHVVAYVCDGDLSRTQAEELAWLGQFHKPVLLLLNKSDRYRPEELAALRQRLQERTGVKPLAISAGGSETVDVRAADGTISTRERPRAPQIEPLLEALSDIARRGPQAYEKGRQHAVLGALDLKLDAIESDERRRRAATLVREYARKAALGAMAAVAPGSDLVIQGVLASRLLSELTQLYQVPMRSIDLDNFIELAGGRLRGTSALILAIAGNALKAFPGLGTLGGGLIHAVAYAMIFDSLGKAVADTLDRGQGFDRQQALAQFDSSLSDRSRLLQLAPDMLKLALDVRKEIESPPQTRETP; via the coding sequence ATGGCCCAACCGCAACCGCCAGATTCTGCACCCGCCATCTCCGCAGCCCCCCGTAGCCTGCGCATCCGCCTGTTGCTGGCCGCCATCGTCGTCGCCAGCGCTCTGGGTCTGATCCTGTCGGCCATCTACGCCACCGATGCCGCCCTCTCGATCATAGAACGGCTGCAGCGGCTCCCTTTGTGGCTAGGAGTGCTCACCGGCGGCTTTGTCTCAGCGCTGGTGCTGGTGACCGGCTGGCTGCTGTGGCGGCTGCTGCATCCGCGGCGCCAGGGGCCGGCAGCGGTGTCCAAGTCCATCGACCGGCCATCGATCGAGGCCCGCATTGCCAACCCGGCGCTGCAGGGGCTTGCCGATCCGCTCAAGGCCGAGCTGGTGGAACTGGATCAGCGAGCGGCGCTGGAGCAGGTCTTCGTCGCCCTGTTCGGCGATGTCAGTGCCGGCAAGAGTTCGCTGATCCGGGCGCTCGTGCCCGGCAGCGAAGCCCGCGTCGACGTGCTCGCCGGCACTACCCGCAGCGTGCGCCACTACCAGGGCACGCTGTCGGGTGGGCAAACCCTGATGCTGGCGGACGTGCCCGGCACCAGCGAATGGCACGGCGAGAGCCGCGCCGTCGCCGCCCGTGAAGAAGCGCTGCGTGCCCATGTGGTGGCCTACGTCTGCGACGGCGATCTCAGCCGCACCCAGGCCGAGGAACTGGCCTGGCTGGGCCAGTTCCACAAGCCGGTGTTGCTGCTGCTCAACAAGTCCGATCGCTATCGCCCCGAAGAGCTGGCCGCGCTGCGCCAACGCCTGCAGGAGCGCACCGGCGTGAAGCCTCTGGCGATTTCCGCTGGCGGCTCGGAGACGGTGGACGTGCGCGCTGCCGATGGCACGATCAGCACTCGGGAGCGCCCGCGCGCGCCGCAGATCGAGCCGCTGCTGGAGGCGCTGAGCGACATCGCCCGGCGTGGCCCACAGGCCTACGAGAAGGGCCGTCAGCACGCTGTGCTGGGTGCGCTCGACCTCAAGCTGGACGCGATCGAATCCGACGAACGTCGGCGGCGGGCGGCCACGCTGGTGCGCGAATACGCCCGCAAGGCGGCGCTGGGGGCGATGGCCGCCGTGGCCCCGGGCAGCGATCTGGTCATCCAGGGTGTACTCGCCTCGCGGCTGCTGTCGGAACTCACCCAGCTCTACCAGGTGCCGATGCGCAGCATCGATCTGGACAACTTCATCGAGCTGGCCGGCGGCCGATTGCGCGGCACCTCGGCACTGATACTGGCCATCGCCGGCAACGCCCTCAAGGCCTTTCCAGGCCTCGGCACCCTCGGTGGCGGTCTGATCCATGCGGTCGCCTACGCCATGATCTTCGACAGCCTCGGAAAAGCCGTGGCCGATACTCTCGATCGTGGCCAGGGATTTGATCGGCAGCAGGCCCTGGCCCAGTTCGACAGCAGCCTGTCGGACCGCAGCCGACTGCTGCAGCTGGCCCCGGACATGCTGAAACTGGCGCTGGACGTGCGCAAGGAAATCGAGTCGCCGCCACAGACCCGGGAGACACCGTGA
- a CDS encoding DUF697 domain-containing protein — translation MNSDVQTPQQHRHLAQTVDSLRALIDDPALPAEVRRALEPEFAEIERLIDKLEQGELHVAVFGRVSVGKSALLNALIGQSHFTVGVLHGTTTARESAQWQRIGDSGVHLIDTPGINEIDGAERERLARHVAGRSDLVIFVVDGDLTATEGEALKELAATRRPMLLVLNKADRYLAAEREALLERLRVYTQGLLRPQHVIAASALPAPRRVIRVEADGSESESMEIPPPDVASLRATVFDVLASEGKTLAALNAGLFAGRLSDEVGKRLTEVRRDVADKLIRNYALGKGVAVGLNPVPLTDLAAAAGFDVALVTHLGHVYGLPFTKAEAGELVLKIAAQIALLMGAIWGVNVLASALKGISVGLSTALTAGAQGALAYFSTYITGRAAQAYLANGKSWGERGPKRVVEDILGSLDRDSILRDARAEILARLRN, via the coding sequence ATGAATTCCGACGTACAGACCCCGCAGCAGCATCGCCATCTGGCGCAAACCGTGGACAGTCTGCGGGCCCTGATCGACGATCCGGCGCTGCCGGCCGAGGTACGGCGGGCGCTGGAACCCGAGTTCGCCGAGATTGAACGCCTGATCGACAAGCTCGAACAGGGCGAGTTGCACGTGGCGGTGTTCGGTCGCGTCAGTGTCGGCAAGTCGGCGCTGCTGAATGCGCTGATCGGTCAAAGTCATTTCACCGTGGGCGTGCTGCATGGCACCACCACGGCGCGCGAAAGCGCCCAGTGGCAACGTATCGGCGACTCCGGGGTACATCTGATCGACACCCCGGGCATCAATGAGATCGACGGCGCCGAGCGTGAGCGTCTGGCCCGACACGTGGCCGGGCGCTCGGATCTGGTGATCTTCGTGGTCGATGGCGACCTGACTGCCACCGAGGGCGAGGCCCTGAAGGAACTCGCCGCCACTCGCCGGCCGATGTTGCTGGTGTTGAACAAGGCCGATCGCTACCTCGCGGCCGAGCGCGAAGCATTGCTGGAAAGACTGCGCGTCTACACCCAGGGCCTGTTGCGCCCGCAGCATGTCATCGCCGCCAGCGCCCTGCCGGCACCGCGTCGGGTGATCCGCGTCGAGGCCGATGGCAGCGAGAGCGAATCGATGGAAATACCGCCGCCGGATGTGGCCAGCCTGCGCGCCACCGTGTTTGATGTGCTCGCCAGCGAAGGCAAGACCCTGGCCGCGCTCAATGCCGGTTTGTTCGCCGGGCGCCTGAGCGACGAAGTCGGCAAGCGTCTGACCGAAGTCCGTCGCGACGTCGCCGACAAGCTGATCCGCAACTATGCGTTGGGCAAGGGCGTGGCCGTGGGCCTGAACCCGGTGCCGCTGACCGACCTGGCCGCCGCAGCCGGCTTCGATGTGGCGCTGGTCACGCACCTGGGGCATGTCTATGGCCTGCCTTTCACCAAGGCTGAGGCTGGCGAACTGGTACTGAAGATTGCGGCACAGATCGCGCTGCTGATGGGGGCCATCTGGGGCGTGAACGTGCTTGCCAGCGCGCTCAAGGGCATCAGTGTTGGACTATCCACTGCGCTGACCGCAGGCGCCCAGGGGGCACTCGCCTATTTCTCCACCTACATCACCGGACGCGCTGCCCAGGCCTATCTGGCCAACGGCAAGAGCTGGGGCGAACGCGGACCCAAGCGGGTGGTCGAGGACATCCTCGGCAGCCTGGACCGGGATTCCATCCTGCGCGACGCCCGCGCCGAAATCCTCGCGCGTCTGCGCAACTGA